In Hemicordylus capensis ecotype Gifberg chromosome 4, rHemCap1.1.pri, whole genome shotgun sequence, the genomic window AGCCAACCATTACTTTCTAGCCACTTCAGCTGAGAAAGCAGGTTTCCAAGTATATGGGCAATGTCTGCTAAAATATCAGAACAGACTCAAGAGTGGGAATAAAGTAGACTTATTAAAATCTGTATCTTGCTAAGAACAGAAGTGCATCAGACCAAAggtacatctagtccagcatcctattttccaATGAGTAGCAAAATACCTTCAGAAAGCCCACATGCAGGGCATGAAGGTAATGGCTCTCTTTTGCTGCCTTAGCCTCCAGCACCCGATATACAATGTATACTTCCTCTGCACACGTGCTCTCAATTTAGCTGTCCATAGACATAGCCTTCAAGAatttctaatccccttttaaaaccatcttagCCAGTGGCCTTTCCCACACTTTATGGCAGCaagttccataggttaattatgtgttgggtgaagaaatgctttcttttgtctgtcaaCCTACTGAGAGTTGGTTTTAGTGGGTGACCTCCAAGATCAAGTTTTAAGGATTACGCATAATTTATACATGGCACAGAACTTGGTGTGTCTTGGTGCTGAATTCTTTTATCACAGTTTATTCTTTTAGCACTGCTTTTATCAATCGATGCACTGGTTGACTTAATACATGGCATATTATCTTGTCTATTAGCTTCAACTGTCACTTTAATTTGCATTAGTCATTTACAGCTGCTATAATTCATACCAATTCATGTCTGGCTGTGCTGCAACTTTTCGTTTGTGCCTATAGACCTAACTAATCTTTTCTTCCCAAGTCCTGTGCTTCTGGAAGACTTCCTTTACTTGTGCAGGACAATGACTCCTAAATATCCCTCATTGGCTAAAAGAATGGTGGCTCGAGACTACAGAGTAGCAGCGACATGGGAACGAGGTTAGTTGAAGCTTTGGACTTCACGCTGCTAGAATTGTCTTAATGGCTGAGAATGGTTGACTTGTAAGGAGGGTCCTGCCAAAAGTTTGAAATAAAAGTCCAAAGCTCTCTAACTTGGCAATTATAATAGTGCCCATGATGTGAAATCTTTTGTCTTGAAGATTCTCTAAAGGCTACTGAAAATGAATTGGAAACAAGGATAGAGAAAAGCCTGTACACCAGTTGTCAATATGTCTTCTTTTCTGAAGAACTATTCTGCTGTTCTGATACTGTATATATAGCTTTCTTGATGTGGGGAAACAGGCCTTCATTCTAAATTGGCATATGTAAAGCAGAATGTTCCTATGTGTAGTGGGACATGAATGTAAAATACCCAAATAGCTCATTTTCTTGACATTTTGGTTGAATGTATACAGAAAGACTGTTTACATATTACAAAACATAATGTTGGGGTTTGGTAGCTGCTTTATTTTGGCCATGGGTGAAAAGGAAAGCAGCAAATTGTAGCTTGAATTGATTCTGTCTTGACTTGTTCTGGAAGAACTGGGAATGCTAAAGTCGTCTTGAattatttcttttccttcatGATCTACAAGATTATTCTGTGGCTCATGTTAGTTTTGAATGCTTTTTTAAACAAACAGTTGGAAATGTATGCTTGAATTTCTACCATTCACAGGTTTGTGCCCTTAGCTTAATCTGCATATATAGTGCAAATTAGGTACTGCACACAGTTGAACACTGCAGTGATTCCAGTTGCATTCAATCTTGCAGTTATGTGACTAGTGAGACTTGTGCCAGCCATGTTAAAATGTAGCTTGtctctgttaaaatcagagttccTCAATctctggcttaaaaaaaatagaCCTTTAAGATGTACctgatttctcaggcttttaattaattttatatcataattatgttaattatttttatttttatttttatattgtagttTAACATATgtgcactgcctagggatgccCATGTCAGGccatatagaaatatgatagacagataaatagacaCTCATCCTAGGTTAGTTTCATTTTCTAGCCAAAGGCATGTGAATGTTTTTCTCAGTAACTGATGCTGATGCCAAAGCCTGCTGTTGTTGATTTGGAACCAAGGATATGGGAGGGACCATAACTGGGTCTTCCAGCAAGTACTCTCAGCTGTGCATATGTGGAAAGGGGTGGTCTCCCTTTGTTCAGCATAGTAGAAAAAGGAGAGAGCCTGTAAGGTAGAaagtccgtcccccccccccccccgtactaaTACCAAAGTCCATCCTTTGGAcggaggatcttatttcactgCTGCAGCAGAGTTTTaaggaaaatgatttttttttttttaaatttaaggcaCAATTTTCTCTTTTGCAGAATCAATTCTTCTTCAGGTTCGTGGTCTCAATGGGAAGCTTTTGAATGTGATGAAACCTTTAGAACCTCTAGCCTCCAAAGATGAGATACTAGCCACTGAAAACCACGTTTTAGAAACCTTCTATCCTATTGCACCTACAATTGACCTTCAAGAAGTTAATGTATATGAGATTAAAAATGAGACAGGTAAATGCTATGGAAACTGTAGGATTCAAGCATAAACTTCCTATACATTTGATAAAAGTTGACTTTATTAGGTGAGATTCTACCAATTAATATACAGGGGGCTGAAGTCTTAATATtaaatgttgaatgaatgaatgtgcgaACTAAAGGACTGAGCATCTTAATTGCAGTTCAGAAAAATGCTTTCATGTTCAGATAGTCTGTTCTGCTGTCTTCAGGAATGAACTATGAAATGGTGCTAAACTTTCACCTGGTTTGTATCATAGGTTTCCGAGAAGGTTATCCATATCCTCATCCTCACACTATATACTTTACTCAGAATAGCAGTCTTTTTAAAATGGATCCAGAACAGTTCCGGGCCAAAATGATGATTTTTGCTTTTGGGAATGCTCTGGCCAAGGCCAAGGCATTGTATGGGGTATGTACAATTGGATGTTTGTGAAAAAGCTTCTGCTTATGTTGTGCtagagtcaggagagggtgggtGCTGGCATCCAGGCTTTCCCACATCACCCATCTCATTTGCTTCAGGAAGATCTGAAGGGATGATCTTCCcttcagaagaagaagagagccagcgtggtgtagtggttagagtgctggactaggactggggagacccgagttcaaatccccattcagccatgaaactagctgggtgactctgggccagtcacttctctctcagcctgacctacttcacagggttgttgtgaggagaaactcaagtatgtagtacaccgctctgggctcaatCTAGGAGTCACGTAGGACAGCAACTTCATGCATAAATTGCTGCAGTGTATGGCCACTGTGGTCCTGATTTAAGGTTTGGGGTTGTCATTTCAGCTCACTGATGGACTTCATACATCTTTCGACATGAGTTTCCCACAAAACAAATTATTGCTGATTGTGATTAATATTGGACCTTTCAGGAAAGTGGGATGCactcatcttttaaaataaaaataccaatatgacaaatttatatactgctcttcaacaaaagtttccaaagcggtttacatggatataaataaattaattaataattaggTTGTATGTGCATGGCAGTGGTACAGTAGGAAAAAGTGATGGTAATAATGGTTTTGCAGTTGACGGAGTTGGAATTTGAACTCATGAGTTGGGTGGGAGGCCCTGAATTCCATTGTCACAAATGTTCTCTCAGCCCCTGAAGTTATCATAGTGGTTTGGCTTGGCCTCTGGCAAAGCTTCCAATTGGCCACACTTGCTGAGATTAAATCATATAGATACAAATCTAGATACCAAAGTGCATATTTCTGGTCTGGAAGCATAACTTTCCAATAATTTTGCTTtggtccccaacctgcagccatTAGTTTGATAAAAACTTTAATGCAGAAAATATTTCTCATTTCATTATGCAATCACTTTCGTATTTGGTAGTTTTCTATGTTTagctgtgcataattttatattttcttatttATGTCTCTTTTATCTTGCTTTTGGAAAAAGAACACTTAagataacaaaacaaacaatgaTTTAGGCTCCTGAAACAGCAATGTCTGTTGAGCTGAAAGTAAGTGGTAGGCTTCTCTTCAGATAAAGTGGGCTGTGCAGAGTGGCTCATTCAGGGCTAGCAGTGCTCTTTTGCGAACATGGTAGCTGGCTGCCAGGATCCAGAGACACAGGGAAAAGTGGACACATGCTCAACAAGCCCAGATTTCAGTGCTCCTGCTCTACACTAATCTGGGTTAAGAGAGAGGATTAGAAGCAGGGTTACCCAGACTTGTGTGAATCAGGACAAGTATACAACCCTGGTTTAGAGGCAGATAACCAAAGTTTAGATGTTTGTGTGAAGAGGCTTACTCTTTATGTTGGCCCACAGGAGAATAAATGATGCATCATTGAGTTTGTCATGTGGCTTATCTCCTATTTCTTTCCATCAATTCCCAGGATGAACCCAGGGTCTTGGAGAACCCCATTGTTGTGCAAAGTGTTGGTACAGATGGCCAAAACTTCCAGTTCCTGGTATTCCAGTTAAACACAACAGACCTAGATTCTAGTGATGGTATTAAAAACCTGGCCTGGATTGATGCAGATCAGCTCCTTTATGAGGATGCCAGAAGTCGTCCAGAAATCAGGAAGAAAGTTGTCCTGGTATGTTGGTTGGAGTAAAGTGACTTGTGACCAAGTTATTGCAAGTGGAACTCTAGCTCTGACATTCTAGTTGGCACAGAAGACCTTATCTGTGAAGGGGCCTGACTGTAAGTTGGAGCCTAAATTGGTAGAGAGTTTTTATTTCTCTCAAACTGTAGAGTAGAAAGACAGAGTCAAACTCTGAGCAGCACTGGGGTGCTTTACAAACAAGAAATACTGAAGTGCTCACAGTAACCATAGTAACCCCAAGGAAGAATGCCAGACCCTGTAATGCAgagttgcacagctttggccctcaagctgttaactacaactccatcatccccagccacagtggccaatagtctggggtgatgggagttgtagtccaacagcagctggagagcagaagttgtgcagccctactatTAATAATGGGTAAGATAAGTATCCTCCAATTGGCATTTCTAACATAGAATATGGTAATTGGTTAGATGCCAGCTCTGAAAATGCACCTCCAGGGCTCCTGAAAGGGAGATGAAAGCTCTATCACAAGATGTAATACCTGCTTAAATACCTCCCTTTCCTCCTTAAAACCTTCCCTGATGCCTgaaacaaggtgtgtgtgtgggggggggggaaccccacaaTTTCTTGAGGGGCCAGGGCTTAGAATCTTTGCCAGCTTGAATCTAACTTCAGAGCATGGTTGAAAATAAGCTTGAAATACAAGGAAACAAAGTGAGACACACAGATGTGTGCTTGTAGTTGGCTGTCATCTTCTGTGAAAAGGAAATGGAGTACTTGTTACTTAGATTGTGACACATCTTTTTGCACCAGTTATTTGGGAGTTGACATCATGAATATGCACAGGTcccatttctttgttttaaattttagcaATAGCAAGTTTTACATTTTTACCATTATGATCAAACTGATACAGTTGCTTTGTTAATCTTGTCTaccaaacactgaaaatccaGCTATTTTCTCTTACAGGTTCCTGCTGGAATACATGGCTATCAGCCAGATACATTCAAGAAGTTCCTAGCATTCTACTTGCATGgtgttgtgtgaaccaggccctcAGATTGGAAGTTAACCTACCCCTGTTTCCTCCTGTAGAGCTGTGCTGTAAGCACAGTTAAGGGTTAGCAGCTATTTAATGGTTGAaaataaagctatttttaaacaaaataaaaacatttagatATCTCAGCCTCTTGTTTCAGAACACTAAACAAACATGAATGCTATTCTTGATctccagaggaggtgtgtgtcTTGCTACTTGCCTTTAATAAAACCGTCTGGGCTCGTGCACTTCAGCTTCAGAGTGCCTTATACATATGCTGTAtttagtggggcttactccttGGCAAGTAAGTTTAGGATTGAAGCCTTAAACAGATAGCTCCCTGTTATTGCCTGACAGTCTGGACTGGTCTATACAGTTTTGAGATGGATAGGGGTCAAACAGTGCAAGTTAAGACATCTTCTATTGCACTTGATTGGCCCTTTAGACCTTAGGCAGGAGTAGAACTTCCAGCTCTTTAAAAATCTCATCATTTCATATGCTGAAGAAGATCACTGGGGCTGGGATGGGAAGAGGCATACAGCATGCAGGGACTCGTTGCTGCCTGGGTGTTGTCGTCTAGCAGTTCCCACTTTCTGTATAGCAGTCCTTGAGAGGTCTTAGAAGCATACTGCAAGGGACACCTTATTCTTAACATGTAGATCTCCTCCCTTTCTTCCATGTATGAAACTGTGAGGGCCCTAGATGTCTGCCCTTCCAGCAAGGGgtctgtatcatgtgccctcagacagGAAATTGCTCCATACCTAGGGATAAGGTATGTACCCCAAGAGATAGCACTTCCTTGCAGTGCCACCATAGAACTGGATTAGGCCTCGCTATT contains:
- the MRPL37 gene encoding 39S ribosomal protein L37, mitochondrial; this translates as MLTLRCRAQRLPLWAPCGEQRRSKLYRPRRPSGPLPRTPWTVRGPPPGLQLPWYLQKQPSVREQFPELDVVTYEEKLYCVPWLAKPFPKEPWKRGWRDPRFGPGPRVEEMPLYQQRPCYICHQRTGLLEGVKQALWLTKTKLMKGLPPQILNIMNDTDSQLENQDERVHNAISHARFWVNTEEEITEETYCPVLLEDFLYLCRTMTPKYPSLAKRMVARDYRVAATWERESILLQVRGLNGKLLNVMKPLEPLASKDEILATENHVLETFYPIAPTIDLQEVNVYEIKNETGFREGYPYPHPHTIYFTQNSSLFKMDPEQFRAKMMIFAFGNALAKAKALYGDEPRVLENPIVVQSVGTDGQNFQFLVFQLNTTDLDSSDGIKNLAWIDADQLLYEDARSRPEIRKKVVLVPAGIHGYQPDTFKKFLAFYLHGVV